The Capsicum annuum cultivar UCD-10X-F1 unplaced genomic scaffold, UCD10Xv1.1 ctg2574, whole genome shotgun sequence genomic interval AACGTGATAGTGGTAGGATATCTGACAGGGAAAGGGAGCGAGATGACTTTGAATGGGACAAGAAAAAGTATAAGGAAAGGAGTCATTGTTCAATAGATAAAGGTCACTCAGAGAAACCAAAAAATGACTCTGCTCGGGATCGTGATTACCAATCTTATTCATCCCGAGAGAAGAATTGTAATAGACACCATTAGCTTAGAGAAGCCTGACAAAATGTTACCATGCCCAATATGTTGTCTTTATGGAGCGTAGCTACTGCTCTTTGCATAATAGCTGAGGGTGCCGCCTTTATTAGTGAAACTGTACCACACCCTTTTGCATAAACCAAGGTCTCTCATAATCGCGACATTGATTTCaactattttcatttagttccCCTGAACAATTGACATCCCCATGCTGTCCAAATATATTTTGTCTGCACAAACTGTTTAACATTCACTTAATTGTTCTCGAAATAGACTTcctagttttaaaaaaaaaattcatacaaatGTGACGGTATGAATCCCACTTCCCTTTTCTCCTTCCTTCCATTTACGCAGCCCTCTATTATGTGAtaagaaagtaagaaacaaatagaaacataaaacaacaataaagttagaaaaagacgGGTAAGTATATATAAGCTGGTGGGACTTATATCATTGTAAGTAGAGTTATTCATGAGTAAAAAAATACATTATGATCAGTCTGTACACAAAAATAGTACTCCTAACATATTTGACAAAACATCATTGTAAAAGTTACATGATGATCACTACGGCTATACACAAAAGTAGTACAGTACTTCTTCATACTACTTGAAAAAACACCATTCCAACTTCAAAATAAAGAGCTTTACCATAATAATATCTCACATCATTGTTGAAGTAGAGCCAAATCTTTATTGAcgatatcaatatcacaatgaaGTTAGAGAGGAaggttttcttctctttctagTCCATTTTTGTCTAAATGAGGCACTTTGTAATTATTGCCGCCACTATCTTTCATCACCTCAAGCATACAAGATTGTAAAGTAAGAAATACATGATTGAGTTGTTTCGCTTTCATTTTATCAAAAGATCTTTCCACTGCTTCCTCTAATTCATCAACATTTTTAGGGGCCTTTTGatattgaagactttggattgcTCTAAGAAAACCAAGATCTAAAACATTTAAATCTGGACTGTTCGATGGTTGAAAACACAATCTAATGTCAAATCCATCTTGTAGGGAAGCTTCAATAAATTCCAAATCATTGTTACCAATATGTGGGCTTGCATTATCTTGTTGAAAAAAGATAGGATTATTTGAATCGGAAGCTGGCCGTTTTGCTCTAATAGCAGGAAGAACTTTCTCTATCAAGCAAGCTCTAGTGATATCTTTAGTTACTGACTGAATGGGCTTTGTTTCCATAGTTCCTGCTGTTCGATTTTTGCTATTCTGCTTAGCTGGTTCCTTAACTACAAACGAAAAAATACCTATTTTTCCAGAAAACAACTCAATTCCATTTTCATCAAATCGAGGACGTGCTACAGCAGCCATACGAATATAATTAAACATATTCATAAACATGGGATTTGTGTGGATTGTATTCTGATCAATCATTGAGAGGAAGTATTGAAGTCATACCTTTTTGTTTCCTTCGGTTAAGTGAGGCTTGAAGGAAATAGAATGTGGCCGAAGAATTCCATCTTTCACACGCCGAAAGACGGTTGATTTTGCCATGTTTATCGCAAAAGCCAGAGATCGAATATTTGTTCGACGACAAAGTAAAATTTCTTTCACTTGATTAATGTCGACTAAATCCGTTTTCTTCCAACTTTACCTGTAAGTCTTTAAGACACATCTAACGATGACATACCATTATCAACTGATGATTGACATTGTTTCCAAATGCGCTGAAtagttcttattgatttcttgaacAACATCGCAGCTTGTGTTATATATCCGTATTTAAGACTTCCTTCCTTACTTTCTTTCAAAAGAAACTTTGCAATTGCTTGACGTTCTTCTAATTTCAATCATTTATTTTTGAAGGTTGAGTCTATAGGTACGACGAACCTCATCTTTAGAGTAATGGCAAAAATAAGAGAGGAGATAAAAGGAAGAATttggaaattatccaaaacaaaagaaaggatACAGTAACCAGAAGATGCAAAAGAACATCTCTCAAATGAAAAGAAGATTTGGCGCCACAAAACAACCGTTTGctaaaaattcaaatgaaaagtaGGTTTAGCGCCaaaaaattgaaaccaaaatcaaatcaaaaacgTAAATTTTTCGTGGAAAATCCGTACATGACGCCAAATTGGtcctattttctagaaaattgaatttcgcaataacaaatttttcttaattgttgatagagaaaatgagagtaaaattttaaattaaagcgaTACACTGATTTGGACTACTTAACTCTTTGCAAAAGAGAGAGACAGTTATGTAGGTGGTGTATTtttttagtagattttttttttaatactgtaCTCTCtgttgcatttttttaattattgtgaaacTTAATAAAAGTACCTAGTGGTCCAATACTTTTTTAAGAGGGGTAATTTAGTAACTTTAGCAAGGTCAATGcctatttcttaaatatcgtgtccggtcaaatggcgacatataatttgagacggaggcaGTATTATGATATTCAATGTTCATCAATCCATGAGCAAATTACTTTCTATAGTTCCCAGTAGGTTACAATGAATCGGTCCGATTCAAACCTATTGCTCTATACAACTCTTAagacaaatttataaaatcaatcttctgtaaatagaaaatgtaaatcaaaaatcaatctttagaGCAAGTAAAAAGGACCAAAGGATAGCAAAAATTAATTAGTATCGCAGAACAAGAAGATATCCAaaggataattgaattagttagtaccataacaatattaactacagatctagagaaaatagattaaaacttgaattaattaatttgtataatagatcaataataataacagatttGAAATAAAAGGATTAAGGCTTGAAATAGTTAGCATCATGAATCATATATATAACAAACATCAAGTGAAAACTTGCTCGAAAACTTGCCCCACCATCAAAGATGCACTtaccaaaaataaatcatgatggactaataaaaattgagattaagaacatgaatttttcttgaaacttgtgTTTTGGTGTCAAGGTGCGCAGGAATACAgtggagaaaaggaaaaacagagaaaatgaagatgaaagaaGATTTTAGGAAAGTAAAACAATAGAGGCAAAAGACACGGTAAAGTGTCATAGATTGGAGGTTttagttaccaaaatacccttactgtTGGTGTTGTTAACGAaaatatcctcaaataagacaaaatagtagtaactaaagtcttcatttatataaaagattaaaatataatcattattattttaaaaaatgtataaattttagtaactaaaaatatattagtgaAATAACTTTTAACCTTGCAAGAGTAAAGAATTTATTAAGGAGTGTGTCCAATTGAAATGGGGTAAATAGAAAAGATTGAAAAGTTTATTCAACTATTTTACATTGAGTCCACTTAATCCATTGATATTTTAGACAATACTTCCTCaatattcataataaatgaattttttagatattgttgatatttaaggtaatttaattgtttcaataacaatgttgaaatttttatttattcttatacttcatttttgtatttcttatatcatgaatttaagaaatttaattgtTCCTATTTATGTATTGTTTTGAATTAGTTTTTTAAAAGTCAGTATTGGAAGCCAATTTTGCCACTgtgatgttgacacccaattATGACCTCCCGACACTACATTTACTctattattttaacaaaatcgttaatttttaaacattagtatttttgcatatttttttgcATCAAACAAATTTCTGACATATcgcattcataatttagaaaatgcataaatcatcaattatcttttagaatcatattattataaaattctaaaattaaaaattacatttttataattttattaataaaattattttcacgtAATTATGCGCACTCACAATTTTGCAATATACATTGTCTAGTTTTGCTTTAATTAAtactatttattgatattattatttattgacattgttattatatatatattaatattatttattatttatcatttattattataaatttattttttaattattatttttttcattattattatttatcttttattatactttttattatttattatttaatgttgttatttattatttaactaCTATcatcatatattattattattcctactttaatttaaataacagcctaatCGAAATTACCTTGCATGATTTTGTTTACCTTTTaatccaattttatttaatttcttacaattatagcctatttttacccaatccatttaacccaatttattacaatttatGCCACTATTTTTCATCCTAGCCACATTTTAATTCCCCCATGACATTAAATGAAAGCCGTCAATCAAAAACCAATCCAACGGTTGACATCAAAAGATCTCTCTTTCCCTATTTCAAACCTACAAACCCTAACTCAAATTTTCTTCCCCAACTTCCGCCTCTATCTCTCCacctctctcttttttctctctacaAACACCTCCAAATCTCgatccccccccccctcctctgATCTCTCTGTCACCAATCGACCACTAAAACCACCCCCTCCGCTCCAAGTCCTCGTCGCCATGCCGCCATCTCCGACGAACAGCCTTCGCCATTGTTTCTTTCTTCTCCTTCATACGCACCGCCAGCTCCTACCCCAGGCGAGTCCAGCCGCTGCTCCGATGGACAACCTCCTCCCTTCTCGTCCTCCACCGGCGAACAGCGCCGCCATCGATGGAGATGGCCAGCCAAGCCTCCACGCCGCCGCTCCATCTTCCGTCCTCCAGTCGCCTTCTTTCTACCCTCCGGCGAACGTCCAATAGCCGCGACACAACCTCGACTCCTCTCCAACAGCGATACCTCCGGCAAACCCCTTCGGCGTTCCAACCATGCAACCCTTCCTTATTGAAAATGAAGAATCCGTCTTCAGGTTTGATCCCGTGTTCGAAATATGTGTGTGAACTTTAGTACTATTTCTTCATCTGTGTCTCTCATAAGTGTGGCCACGTTTGATTTTTGCTGAATAAATATGTTGATTTTAAGTCTGCGATTTTTATTCGACCCTATTTGCATGTCCTGCTTGATTGAAATTTCATGACGCTTAACTTGAATGGTGAGCCAATTTGTTCGTCTCTCTCTGGTATGTGCAAACACGCCTAACTTCTTGTAACTTCACATTTTTTATGCCTCTTAGTCAATATGGGTAATTTTGTATGGGAAAAGCATGTATGTGATGATTCGAGGATTTTTTCGTAAATCATTAATAAGGCTAACATGTGCACGTTTTGACTGTTTGGGTATGATcctgtaccaatttgatttgagaaaagcatctcagtaattgattttttattttttggattttttcataaatctttaataaggctaatatgtgcactttttgactgtttgggtatgatcttgtaccaatttgatttgagaaaagcatctcactaattaattttttattttttggatttttcgtaAATatttaataaggctaatatgtgcatgttttgactgtttgggtatgatcctgtaccaatttaatttgagaaaagcatctcagtaattgattttttatttttcttgccttacttGGTTGACAGACATCCCCTCACACgttaattatgataaatttagaTACCTCTTCTTGATTTCATTTAATAAGTAGGAAGGATCTCTTTTTACTTGTTCTATTCATGGAAATTTCAAATGTTATAATagggtattatttatttatggcaACTATAGCATGAGTGGTGGAACGGATTGATTTACCCCATCCATTTAAGGGAACAATCCCCTTAATTGATTCATTATATGTTATTcttctttcattaaatattattcttccttcattatttgGGATTGTGGACGGCCCTCACTATATAAACTCACCATTCTCTTTCTCTAAGAGGACAAACTTCTCCTCCGctattactccctctattttctCTTAAAAGTACTTTGAAGTTCTTCCGCGCTTTGAATTTCGAAAAACATTCGGTCTTGTCCTTGCTGCAATTGCTTTgggttctattattattgtttggtGCCTAATCGGATAGTATCTATCGAcgcattcttttcttattttgtagcATTTGTGATAGAAAAGCATAGAAAGCAAGTCTATAggaactaatttaaaataattatgattttgcttttttcactgtcataaagaagattaaaaaatgaaaagaatagcTTACTAGAGTGTGCTATAACCAGTTCTAGCTATTTTCTTGAACAGTAGCACATTTGGTGCAAGTTGAAGACATTCTGGGTATTGCTGTTTGTATTTTCTTGTTATGTGTTTACTTTGTTTGACTGTGGTTTCTTGTGAAAGTTTTGTCATAATTGAACACAGCTCAGGGTTTTACTTTTCATAGCTTTTTTCTACTTTGTTTCTGATATTTTGTTGCGTTTTTGCTTTGTTTCTTGAATGAAAATGTAAGTTCTTTttccctattttctttttttgggccAAGAAGGGTGAGTGATGTAGTAGGCAGAGGGGCCAGTGGGGGGCTCTTTTGTTTAATTCTTTCCAAATTAATGTGAAGATAATGTTTGATAGAATCTTATTGGGAAGACAAAGTGTGTGAATCACATTCAGCAGAGTGGGAGAAAAGGTGAAGAAATTTAAGAGAGGATTTTGAAGGATGAATGATAGGTCAGCTAGAGAAATGAATGAGAGACAACCTCAGAGGCCTTGTGGTTGTGTGGGCATTTTCTTTCAGCTCTTTGATCGGAACCGTAGATTTTCCAAGAAGCTGTTTCCAAAGAAACTGCTTTCACCGAGTTAGCTACTACTACTATTTCCACTCATTTTTAAAGCAGAATGGTTAATTTCTTGAAGGTGATTCTAGCTAGAgggctaaattatttctttttttgtactGCATTCTTATAACTTGCTTCAACCAAGCTTCAAAAAAGTTTGGAGGGGATGAGAAGCAGCCAAAGCTTCATTTGGTACTCATTTCTTGAACTATACTCCCATATttagctttctttttcttctattgtctCAGATTTTAGCCTGACAggaaagtttttgtttttattattttttgttcttgtaTGAACAATGTAGATTGCTGATGAGAACAGTTGGGTATTCCAAATGCAAAGAATAATGGAATGACCGATAGACGTTGTGAAAGCAAGCGCGAAATGAAAGCTCCAAGTTTGGTTGCTAGACTCATGGGTTTGGAATCAATGCCAGCAGGATCAGGCAGTAAGCCCCAAAAGGCTTCAGCTTCTGAAACTTGGAGCAATGTGGCAGACAAACTTGGTGCTCGACTTGGCGGATCTGATAAAGAAGATATGGATTTTGAGATGGCCGAAATAAAGAGTTCAGAACCAGGTTTCCAAAGGTTTAGAGCTAAATGTGCTCTCACTTATCCTACTAGATATTTTACTCCTTTGGAAGATGAAGCAGATTTAGTTGGGAATTCACTTGATCACCATTCAACTGTCAGCTACCTCTCCAGCAGTCCCAATAGGAGCTCAACCATGGTCCCCGATTCGACATTTTACTATTTGCATACTTCCTTTCTTTCActcaaatacataaattaaaaaataagaccACTCTGAACTTGGATTTCATGCATCCATGCTTCTAATAAATATGATGCTTGTTTTCTTCCAGAGGACAAAGTGCTTGCTGAATCAGTGAGTTGCTTGGCTGTAATGACCCAAAACAGACGAATCAGCTTAAAGGATTCGCCTTTGATTGTCTATTAGAGTGCCTAGACTCAAAATTTTCTCCAATCTCTGATTCTGGTTTAAGAACCTGTACCAAACTACCATCAAGTATGACCAAAGAGATTCTGCTTCCTGATATTATTGATGAGGTCGAAGAGTATGACACAATTTGTTGGTTTGTTCCCAGACGAGCTAATAGAATGGGATATGAGCAATTCTTTGGGTAAATGTACGGACTTCGATATTGAAGAATATGAATGTGGCACTGAAGTTGCTAGGCATATTCTCCAAAAATTAGTAGATGAAGTTGTTTTAGTCCTCTAtagttctagctaaatttggTGGAACTGTTAGTAGCTCCTCTTTTTGAGACTTTGTTGCAAGCCTATCAGTGCTGTTCTCATGTGATAACTCTTgactcaataatgtcaagcaaaGTATTTTGTACAAATCATTGATTCTGCATCTGATTCGACTTATTGTACTTGTGCTTTTGCATTTATGAATATTAAGAACAATCCCTTCGTGAACATCTATTTGAAGTAGAACATTACAAGCACAAAATGAAAAATGGTTGAAATGTAAGAACAATTTGAAAGGAAACCCAATAAGCCTAAATGGATGCATATGNNNNNNNNNNNNNNNNNNNNNNNNNNNNNNNNNNNNNNNNNNNNNNNNNNNNNNNNNNNNNNNNNNNNNNNNNNNNNNNNNNNNNNNNNNNNNNNNNNNNNNNNNNNNNNNNNNNNNNNNNNNNNNNNNNNNNNNNNNNNNNNNNNNNNNNNNNNNNNNNNNNNNNNNNNNNNNNNNNNNNNNNNNNNNNNNNNNNNNNNNNNNNNNNNNNNNNNNNNNNNNNNNNNNNNNNNNNNNNNNNNNNNNNNNNNNNNNNNNNNNNNNNNNNNNNNNNNNNNNNNNNNNNNNNNNNNNNNNNNNNNNNNNNNNNNNNNNNNNNNNNNNNNNNNNNNNNNNNNNNNNNNNNNNNNNNNNNNNNNNNNNNNNNNNNNNNNNNNNNNNNNNNNNNNNNNNNNNNNNNNNNNNNNNNNNNNNNNNNNNNNNNNNNNNNNNNNNNNNNNNNNNNNNNNNNNNNNNNNNNNNNNNNNNNNNNNNNNNNNNNNNNNNNNNNNNNNNNNNNNNNNNNNNNNNNNNNNNNNNNNNNNNNNNNNNNNNNNNNNNNNNNNNNNNNNNNNNNNNNNNNNNNNNNNNNNNNNNNNNNNNNNNNNNNNNNNNNNNNNNNNNNNNNNNNNNNNNNNNNNNNNNNNNNNNNNNNNNNNNNNNNNNNNNNNNNNNNNNNNNNNNNNNNNNNNNNNNNNNNNNNNNNNNNNNNNNNNNNNNNNNNNNNNNNNNNNNNNNNNNNNNNNNNNNNNNNNNNNNNNNNNNNNNNNNNNNNNNNNNNNNNNNNNNNNNNNNNNNNNNNNNNNNNNNNNNNNNNNNNNNNNNNNNNNNNNNNNNNNNNNNNNNNNNNNNNNNNNNNNNNNNNNNNNNNNNNNNNNNNNNNNNNNNNNNNNNNNNNNNNNNNNNNNNNNNNNNNNNNNNNNNNNNNNNNNNNNNNNNNNNNNNNNNNNNNNNNNNNNNNNNNNNNNNNNNNNNNNNNNNNNNNNNNNNNNNNNNNNNNNNNNNNNNNNNNNNNNNNNNNNNNNNNNNNNNNNNNNNNNNNNNNNNNNNNNNNNNNNNNNNNNNNNNNNNNNNNNNNNNNNNNNNNNNNNNNNNNNNNNNNNNNNNNNNNNNNNNNNNNNNNNNNNNNNNNNNNNNNNNNNNNNNNNNNNNNNNNNNNNNNNNNNNNNNNNNNNNNNNNNNNNNNNNNNNNNNNNNNNNNNNNNNNNNNNNNNNNNNNNNNNNNNNNNNNNNNNNNNNNNNNNNNNNNNNNNNNNNNNNNNNNNNNNNNNNNNNNNNNNNNNNNNNNNNNNNNNNNNNNNNNNNNNNNNNNNNNNNNNNNNNNNNNNNNNNNNNNNNNNNNNNNNNNNNNNNNNNNNNNNNNNNNNNNNNNNNNNNNNNNNNNNNNNNNNNNNNNNNNNNNNNNNNNNNNNNNNNNNNNNNNNNNNNNNNNNNNNNNNNNNNNNNNNNNNNNNNNNNNNNNNNNNNNNNNNNNNNNNNNNNNNNNNNNNNNNNNNNNNNNNNNNNNNNNNNNNNNNNNNNNNNNNNNNNNNNNNNNNNNNNNNNNNNNNNNNNNNNNNNNNNNNNNNNNNNNNNNNNNNNNNNNNNNNNNNNNNNNNNNNNNNNNNNNNNNNNNNNNNNNNNNNNNNNNNNNNNNNNNNNNNNNNNNNNNNNNNNNNNNNNNNNNNNNNNNNNNNNNNNNNNNNNNNNNNNNNNNNNNNNNNNNNNNNNNNNNNNNNNNNNNNNNNNNNNNNNNNNNNNNNNNNNNNNNNNNNNNNNNNNNNNNNNNNNNNNNNNNNNNNNNNNNNNNNNNNNNNNNNNNNNNNNNNNNNNNNNNNNNNNNNNNNNNNNNNNNNNNNNNNNNNNNNNNNNNNNNNNNNNNNNNNNNNNNNNNNNNNNNNNNNNNNNNNNNNNNNNNNNNNNNNNNNNNNNNNNNNNNNNNNNNNNNNNNNNNNNNNNNNNNNNNNNNNNNNNNNNNNNNNNNNNNNNNNNNNNNNNNNNNNNNNNNNNNNNNNNNNNNNNNNNNNNNNNNNNNNNNNNNNNNNNNNNNNNNNNNNNNNNNNNNNNNNNNNNNNNNNNNNNNNNNNNNNNNNNNNNNNNNNNNNNNNNNNNNNNNNNNNNNNNNNNNNNNNNNNNNNNNNNNNNNNNNNNNNNNNNNNNNNNNNNNNNNNNNNNNNNNNNNNNNNNNNNNNNNNNNNNNNNNNNNNNN includes:
- the LOC124890824 gene encoding uncharacterized protein LOC124890824; amino-acid sequence: MAAVARPRFDENGIELFSGKIGIFSFVVKEPAKQNSKNRTAGTMETKPIQSVTKDITRACLIEKVLPAIRAKRPASDSNNPIFFQQDNASPHIGNNDLEFIEASLQDGFDIRLCFQPSNSPDLNVLDLGFLRAIQSLQYQKAPKNVDELEEAVERSFDKMKAKQLNHVFLTLQSCMLEVMKDSGGNNYKVPHLDKNGLEREENLPL